The halophilic archaeon DL31 nucleotide sequence TGGTGGTTGTTCCGCCACTTACTCCGCATCGCGGCGACGTCGTCGCCGTTGTACTCGAAGCGCCACGTGGGGATCTCTGTGTCGGCCTTGCGGAACGGGTACCCCGGAACCCAGTCGGAGGCTTTCTCCGAGCCGGTCGTGTTGACGACGTACTCGGGTTCTTCGTCCTTCCCGATGTTCTCCAGCAGGTACGTCCGCACCATGTACTCGGTAACACTGCTGTCGAACCGGTCGCCGACCTTGTTCACCGTGAACTGGTCGCCCGGTTCTAAGTCCTCGATGTACTCCAGGATCTGGTCGCCGATCCGTTCGGGAACGGTCGGGACGATCTTCACCGTCGTCGGATCGCGGTCGCCGAGCGATCCAAGATACCGACCACCGGCTTCCAAGACGTAGTCGTCTACGAGGAATTCGTTGACTGCCTCGCGGGCGACGGACTCGGTCTCGTCCGGCGGGAGGAACACCGACTCCTCGGCACGGACCTCGCCGATAATTGTGTCGAGGTTCGCGTAGCCGTCGTCGTCGATGTGCGTCTCGATGCGGTCTACGAGGGACGATGCACCAACGACCTCTGCGCCGCCGACGTCGCGGACCGTTGCGTCGGACTGCGGCTTATCGAGGATTTCGTTCCCTTTCACGATGACGTACTGGTCCTCACGAGCGAGCCGACCGATGGCCCGCATCACGACGTCGTGGCTGTCGCCGTCGATCCAGATCTCGCCGTCTTCGACGAGTTCCAGTTCGAAGTCTCCGATATCGAGCGCGGTTGTTCCGCTCCCGAACCGCTGACGCAGTTCCTGTTCGACATCATCGACGCCCCAGACGTCCACATCGTCTTGCTGGACGAGGACGGTGTCCAGCGAGCTTCCGGAGAGGTCATCGCGGAACCCGCCAGTGTCACGGGCGAGTACCGGTTTGTCCGAGAGCGCTTCGACGGTCGCATTCAGCACGTCGTTCGCACTGCCGGGGATCGGAAGCTCCGGATCGCGGAGGAACTGCTCGTAGATATCCTCAACCGAAATCTCACCGCGCCGCTCCAAGAGATCCTCGGCGATGTCCCAGACGTCCGACTGGAGGTCAAACGGATCGGCAGATGCTGAGTCCGCGATGTTCGAGGCGTCCAGCTCGGCCTCGTCGTGAACGTAGACGTCGAGTTCCATCGGCGTCATCTGCCCCCAGTCGTTGAGCAGGTCGTTCCCGTCAAGCACCTCACCGTACAGGAGTTGGAGTTCTTCGCGGAGTTCGTTCTCTTCCTGCTCCCGCATTCCCTGAATCGACGTGCGAATCTCGTCATCGAGGGATTCGTCGGCGAGGACCTGCCGTGCGCCCTCGATGTACCGTGCCTTGTCGATATACCGTGTCCCCGACTCGATGGCCTTGTCGCCCGAGGGCTGGACGAACACGAGCGTGTTACGCCACTCGCGGCCACGTCCGTCGTTCGTGATGACTTTCTCGACCTCCTCGTTCGTCCACTGGTCGTCCTTCACGACGACCTTGACCTCACGGTCGTCCGGGATGTCCCGCATGTCGTTCGTACGGAACCCTACCGGGTGCGCGTTGGATCCGAAGATATCTGTGATGAAGTCCGCGACCTCAGCCTTCGCCGACGTCTCCGAGACGTCTACGGCCGC carries:
- a CDS encoding ATPase (AAA+ superfamily)-like protein (KEGG: hla:Hlac_2758 ATPase (AAA+ superfamily)-like protein); its protein translation is MAQSGSLSDTLKDTVTLSRELREEGQIDGQVKLYNVDDDDEFESDAELFFERTLMTQGLREALSILRDSLTGDDPRGTHILYGPYGSGKSHQMVALYHCFDDPDAAGHWASDSVEGFDAALPESATPITVAMQNEQYEYLWEPFFEALDYDPGTYSSGGYPDMQTIQEAVGDDTVAFFVDELEDWFDTLQGDRKSANKAFLQSLLESTALSDLELYTIVSVLREGSEVHDILNREQAVEVNMNNQVDKREVLRHRLIDSVNENAAREIVNGYFDAYDQSDHVSIPDDLLSEMHDLYPFHPVLLDALETRYYADEDNQNTRGMIYLFSKVLLEMQDQTDLITHGDIDAIEFEDELAKINYERLNAATGDIKSRIDDDDVPHGRRILNTILLYSLKPSEGEGAEVSEIVMGAYQTGDLVSDVVLNLERLHGVAWHLHKLNGKYAIRDRQNPNALIRNAAVDVSETSAKAEVADFITDIFGSNAHPVGFRTNDMRDIPDDREVKVVVKDDQWTNEEVEKVITNDGRGREWRNTLVFVQPSGDKAIESGTRYIDKARYIEGARQVLADESLDDEIRTSIQGMREQEENELREELQLLYGEVLDGNDLLNDWGQMTPMELDVYVHDEAELDASNIADSASADPFDLQSDVWDIAEDLLERRGEISVEDIYEQFLRDPELPIPGSANDVLNATVEALSDKPVLARDTGGFRDDLSGSSLDTVLVQQDDVDVWGVDDVEQELRQRFGSGTTALDIGDFELELVEDGEIWIDGDSHDVVMRAIGRLAREDQYVIVKGNEILDKPQSDATVRDVGGAEVVGASSLVDRIETHIDDDGYANLDTIIGEVRAEESVFLPPDETESVAREAVNEFLVDDYVLEAGGRYLGSLGDRDPTTVKIVPTVPERIGDQILEYIEDLEPGDQFTVNKVGDRFDSSVTEYMVRTYLLENIGKDEEPEYVVNTTGSEKASDWVPGYPFRKADTEIPTWRFEYNGDDVAAMRSKWRNNHQTGSVDYGDVTFMLPDREGVPGALQGTADVERTQVSLTLRSGQDYTKVQDLFERMPDEASSLKIEITFQK